CTGGCCCGGAGCTACTTTGCGGCCCTGCGGGAGGAGCTGAAAATCTATCGCCACAAGGGGTATGACTGCACCGGCGTCTATATCGGAGGCGGCACGCCCACGATCATGCTGGATGAGCTTGAAAAGACCCTGGCCCTGGTGCGCTCCCTGTACTCTGTCCGCGAAGTTTCCGTGGAAACCAATCCCAACCATCTGACGAGGGAAAAGCTGGAGGTGCTGACATCCCTTGGAACAAACCGGCTTTCGGTAGGGGTCCAGAGCTTCGATGACAAAATCCTTCGCTCCGTGGACCGATACGAAAAGTATGGCAGCGGCCAGGAAATCCGGGAGAAAATCCATCTGGCTAAAGGGAATTTTGACACCCTGAATGTGGACATGATTTTCAATTTTCCCAATCAGACCATGTCCATGCTGGAGAAGGATCTGGATATCCTGCTCGATCTTCAGGTCGATCAGATCACCTTTTATCCCCTGATGGTTTCAGCATCCACGCAGAAAGCACTTTCCGAGAAGCTGGGCAGGGTAGATTACCGCAAGGAGCGGGCCTTCTACTTCAAAATTCTCGAAAAACTGACCGGTCAGTTTCAGCCTGCCTCGGCCTGGTGTTTTTCCCGGACCGGGGGTATGATCGATGAATACATTGTCGATTACGATGAATATGTCGGCGCAGGCAGCGGCGCTTTCGGCTACCTGAACGGCTGCATCTATGCCAATACCTTTGATCCTGGGGAGTATATCAGAGAGCTCAGGCAGGGGAGGCTGCCCCTTGGCTTTAAAAAAGCCTTTCCCATCAAAGAGC
This bacterium DNA region includes the following protein-coding sequences:
- a CDS encoding coproporphyrinogen III oxidase family protein, coding for MIIENFITWFMRQKNARYLQFQADGGIELADNTRDKKYLLYIHIPFCERLCPYCSFNRYPFEEPLARSYFAALREELKIYRHKGYDCTGVYIGGGTPTIMLDELEKTLALVRSLYSVREVSVETNPNHLTREKLEVLTSLGTNRLSVGVQSFDDKILRSVDRYEKYGSGQEIREKIHLAKGNFDTLNVDMIFNFPNQTMSMLEKDLDILLDLQVDQITFYPLMVSASTQKALSEKLGRVDYRKERAFYFKILEKLTGQFQPASAWCFSRTGGMIDEYIVDYDEYVGAGSGAFGYLNGCIYANTFDPGEYIRELRQGRLPLGFKKAFPIKEQMRYDFLMKLFGRCLDIEGLKAKFRGSFSRYLWLEILFFKLAGGIRFDAGQILLTPKGQYYWVIMMREFFIGVNNFRDCCRSRILSVNSNN